A region from the Azospirillaceae bacterium genome encodes:
- a CDS encoding LysR substrate-binding domain-containing protein, whose translation MLELKLLRSFVLLAEELHFGRAAERLHIVQPALTQQIQALERQIGTQLLIRGRGRITLTDAGALVLAEARRTLEQAARTETIGRLAGRGEVGRLEIGYVGSAGLSELMPALLRDFRRSHPAVDLGLTEMAVGAQLAGIAAGGLDLGFIRLPPLSLPNGVSVLPLRPEGLVVALAADHPLAALPSIPVARLANEAMVLHHPASGAELRSQIDDLCHRHGFSPQVVQAVPQVALTIRLVAAGLGISLVPETTTWLTVAGVVYRPLADGDAPYSLALAHRTDDPAPAVRAFLAAARQAAD comes from the coding sequence ATGCTGGAACTGAAACTGCTGCGATCCTTCGTGCTGCTGGCCGAGGAACTGCACTTCGGCCGCGCCGCCGAACGCCTGCACATCGTGCAACCCGCCCTGACCCAGCAGATCCAGGCGCTGGAGCGCCAGATCGGCACGCAGTTGCTGATCCGCGGCCGGGGCCGCATCACCCTGACCGACGCCGGCGCCCTGGTGCTGGCGGAGGCGCGCCGGACGTTGGAGCAGGCGGCGCGGACGGAAACCATCGGCCGCCTGGCCGGGCGGGGTGAGGTCGGGCGGCTGGAGATCGGCTATGTCGGCTCAGCCGGCTTGAGCGAGTTGATGCCGGCCCTGTTGCGCGACTTCCGGCGCAGCCACCCGGCGGTGGATCTGGGCCTGACGGAGATGGCGGTGGGGGCGCAACTGGCCGGCATCGCCGCCGGCGGGCTGGATTTGGGTTTCATCCGCCTGCCGCCCCTGAGCCTGCCCAACGGCGTGTCCGTCCTGCCCCTGCGGCCGGAGGGTCTGGTGGTGGCGCTGGCCGCCGACCACCCGCTGGCGGCACTGCCCAGCATCCCCGTCGCCCGCCTGGCAAATGAGGCCATGGTGCTGCACCATCCCGCCAGCGGGGCGGAATTGCGCAGCCAGATCGACGATCTCTGCCATCGCCACGGCTTCAGCCCGCAGGTCGTGCAGGCCGTGCCGCAGGTGGCGCTGACCATCCGCCTGGTGGCGGCAGGCCTGGGCATCTCGCTGGTGCCGGAGACCACCACCTGGCTGACGGTGGCGGGTGTGGTCTACCGCCCGCTGGCCGACGGCGACGCGCCCTATTCCCTGGCGCTGGCCCACCGCACCGACGACCCGGCGCCGGCGGTGCGGGCCTTCCTGGCGGCGGCGCGGCAGGCGGCGGATTAA
- a CDS encoding efflux transporter outer membrane subunit, protein MSRLKGGALLLAALLSGCSVVGSDYKPVAMDLPAHWTEQLPPAAGVADMRAWWDSFQDPTLSRLVQATIADNEDLKIARQRLVQARAARVIAKSADLPDVKLGIDPAVQRSSESVEWPAGIGNYHTWQAELDATWEIDVFGGTQRAVEAADADIAATEEGRRNLLVSLLAEVATDYARLRAAQLRLDIAGRNIAAAAKALDLAQRAFQRGLGTQLEVSQARAQLETVQAATPPLEATVARMSHALAILLGRYPGDLEAELTQPAPLMSVPASLPASLPSEVVANRPDIRRADRTFAAANARIGVATAASLPHFAIPLTLMPQAADLGKLFSLASLTYSLGAQVVGPVYNGGRDDARITIAKAEAEAARIGYERTVKEAFRDVEDALVNYQTETRRQQTLIAARDDSAQALDQATRLYGAGLTDFLKVLDSERQAYQAEDREAESRLARVEHVITLYKALGGGWQGVDLDKDMEQAAVKD, encoded by the coding sequence ATGTCACGCCTCAAGGGCGGGGCCTTGCTGCTGGCGGCATTGCTGTCCGGTTGCAGCGTGGTCGGCTCTGATTACAAGCCGGTGGCGATGGACCTGCCGGCCCATTGGACGGAACAGCTGCCGCCCGCTGCCGGTGTCGCCGACATGCGGGCCTGGTGGGACAGCTTCCAGGACCCGACCCTCAGCCGCCTGGTCCAGGCCACCATCGCCGATAATGAGGATCTGAAGATCGCCCGCCAGCGCCTGGTGCAGGCGCGGGCCGCCCGGGTCATCGCCAAGTCGGCCGACCTGCCGGATGTGAAGCTGGGTATTGATCCGGCTGTGCAACGATCCAGCGAAAGCGTGGAATGGCCGGCCGGCATCGGCAACTATCACACCTGGCAGGCCGAACTGGACGCCACGTGGGAGATCGACGTCTTCGGCGGCACCCAGCGCGCGGTGGAGGCGGCGGACGCCGACATCGCCGCGACGGAGGAGGGGCGGCGCAACCTATTGGTCAGCCTGCTGGCGGAGGTGGCGACCGACTACGCCCGCCTGCGAGCCGCCCAATTGCGCCTGGACATCGCCGGCCGCAACATCGCCGCCGCCGCCAAGGCGCTGGACCTGGCCCAGCGCGCCTTCCAGCGCGGCCTGGGCACGCAATTGGAGGTCTCGCAGGCCCGCGCGCAGCTGGAAACGGTGCAGGCCGCCACCCCGCCGCTGGAGGCGACGGTGGCGCGCATGAGCCACGCGCTGGCCATCCTGCTGGGCCGCTACCCCGGCGATCTGGAGGCGGAACTGACCCAGCCGGCGCCCCTGATGTCGGTGCCCGCCAGCCTGCCGGCCAGCCTGCCGTCGGAGGTGGTGGCCAACCGGCCGGACATCCGCCGCGCCGACCGCACCTTCGCCGCCGCCAACGCCCGCATCGGCGTGGCCACGGCGGCCAGCCTGCCGCACTTCGCCATCCCCCTGACGCTGATGCCGCAGGCGGCGGACCTGGGCAAACTGTTCAGCCTGGCCAGCCTGACCTATTCCCTGGGCGCCCAGGTGGTGGGTCCCGTCTATAACGGCGGCCGCGACGACGCCCGTATCACCATCGCCAAGGCGGAGGCGGAGGCCGCCCGCATCGGGTATGAGCGCACGGTGAAGGAGGCGTTCCGGGACGTGGAGGACGCGCTGGTCAACTACCAGACGGAAACCCGCCGGCAACAGACGCTGATCGCCGCCCGTGACGATTCGGCCCAGGCCCTGGACCAGGCCACCCGGCTCTACGGCGCCGGCCTGACCGACTTCCTGAAGGTGCTGGACAGCGAGCGCCAAGCCTACCAGGCGGAGGACCGCGAGGCGGAAAGCCGCCTGGCCCGGGTGGAACACGTCATCACCCTGTACAAGGCGCTGGGCGGCGGCTGGCAGGGCGTGGATCTGGATAAGGATATGGAGCAGGCGGCGGTTAAGGATTAA
- a CDS encoding HlyD family secretion protein has product MFGLLAGPLAGILIALARIAATVAMVGLAALLIGGLWQRYMVAPWTRDGRVRAEVVDVAPEVPGTIVEIPVRDNQMVHKGDVLFVIDPVRFRIALAQAKAAVDAARDERALKISDAQRRQGLTGVVSASEQDRFRSTATVAGAQLDAAEAALDLAKLNLERSIIRSPVNGYVTNLRLRVGDYANTGQPRVAVIDTDSFWITGYFEETKLAHIHEGDRVMVKLMGYAPLLTGHVDTVARGINDRNSAPNSYGLQDVNPVFTWVRLAQRIPVRVHIDTVPPGVLLAAGMTCTLSVGDEALHPQGLVARALAHLESRI; this is encoded by the coding sequence ATGTTCGGCCTGCTGGCGGGACCGCTGGCGGGCATCCTGATCGCATTGGCGCGCATCGCCGCCACCGTGGCCATGGTGGGGCTGGCGGCCCTGCTGATCGGCGGGCTGTGGCAGCGCTACATGGTGGCGCCGTGGACGCGCGACGGCCGCGTGCGGGCCGAGGTGGTGGACGTGGCGCCGGAGGTGCCGGGCACCATCGTGGAGATCCCGGTCCGCGACAACCAGATGGTCCACAAGGGCGACGTGCTGTTCGTCATCGATCCGGTGCGCTTCCGCATCGCCCTGGCCCAGGCCAAGGCGGCGGTGGATGCCGCCCGCGACGAACGCGCGCTCAAGATCAGCGACGCGCAGCGCCGCCAGGGCCTGACCGGCGTGGTTTCCGCGTCCGAGCAGGACCGCTTCCGCAGCACTGCCACCGTGGCCGGGGCGCAGTTGGATGCGGCGGAGGCCGCGCTGGACCTGGCCAAGCTGAACCTGGAACGGTCCATCATCCGCTCCCCCGTCAACGGCTACGTCACCAATTTGCGCCTGCGGGTGGGCGACTACGCCAACACGGGCCAGCCGCGGGTGGCGGTGATCGACACCGACAGCTTCTGGATCACCGGTTATTTCGAAGAGACCAAGCTGGCCCACATCCATGAGGGCGACCGGGTGATGGTCAAGCTGATGGGCTACGCCCCGCTGCTGACCGGCCATGTCGATACCGTGGCGCGCGGCATCAACGACCGCAACAGCGCCCCCAATTCCTATGGCCTGCAGGACGTGAACCCGGTCTTCACCTGGGTGCGCCTGGCCCAGCGCATTCCCGTGCGCGTGCACATCGACACCGTGCCGCCGGGCGTGCTGCTGGCCGCCGGCATGACCTGCACCCTGTCGGTGGGGGATGAGGCCCTGCACCCCCAGGGCCTGGTGGCCCGCGCGCTGGCGCATCTGGAATCGAGGATCTGA
- a CDS encoding DUF1656 domain-containing protein, which produces MAELDVAGIFVAPIVGYGLAALALFLVLRLVLARLGFWRAVWHPALFEAALFSAILSGLVLL; this is translated from the coding sequence ATGGCCGAATTGGACGTCGCCGGCATCTTCGTGGCCCCCATCGTGGGTTATGGCCTGGCGGCCCTGGCTTTGTTCCTGGTGTTGCGCCTGGTGCTGGCGCGCCTGGGCTTCTGGCGGGCGGTATGGCACCCCGCCCTGTTCGAGGCCGCCTTGTTCTCCGCCATCCTGTCGGGCCTGGTGCTGCTATGA
- a CDS encoding acetyl-CoA hydrolase/transferase family protein — MVRERIRLSSLHDRIMSAEAAAGLIQDGMTVGMSGFTRAGDAKAVPLALIERGRTEPLHINLLTGASLGNDLDGMLADAGMLKRRLPFQADARLRAAINRGEVMFIDQHLSEMVEQLRSGNLGHLDCAIIEAVAITETGAIVPTTSVGNSASFAILADKVIIEINLSQPAALEGLHDIYIPKRRPAREPIELTKASDRVGTPFVQIDPDKIAAIVVTDKADSPTTLQPPDTDTNAISRHLITFLEKDVLAGRLPRRLPPLQAGIGAIANAVLHGLIDSPFNDLELYSEVLQDSAFELFESGKLAFASASSIVLTAPMMARVMPHIADYRDRIILRPQEVSNHPEVVRRLGLIAINTAIECDIYGNVNSTHVNGTHMMNGIGGSGDFARNAQLSVFVTKSLAKDGRISSIVPMVTHVDHTEHDVDVIVTEVGLADLRGLAPRERARAIMENCLHPSYRPLMADYVRRAVARGGQTPHLLEEAYSWHVRMRETGSMLPAAPAAEALSA, encoded by the coding sequence ATGGTTAGAGAGCGAATCCGCCTGAGCAGCCTTCATGACCGCATCATGAGCGCTGAAGCTGCGGCCGGCCTGATCCAGGACGGCATGACCGTGGGCATGAGTGGTTTCACCCGGGCGGGCGACGCCAAGGCCGTCCCGCTGGCGCTGATCGAGCGCGGCCGGACAGAACCCCTGCACATCAACCTGCTGACCGGCGCCTCATTGGGCAACGATCTGGACGGCATGCTGGCCGACGCCGGCATGCTGAAGCGCCGCCTGCCCTTCCAGGCCGACGCCCGCCTGCGCGCCGCCATCAACCGGGGCGAGGTCATGTTCATCGACCAGCACCTGTCGGAAATGGTGGAACAGCTGCGGTCCGGCAATCTGGGCCACCTGGACTGCGCCATCATCGAGGCCGTAGCCATCACCGAGACGGGCGCCATCGTCCCCACCACCAGCGTGGGCAATTCCGCCAGCTTCGCCATCCTGGCCGACAAGGTAATCATCGAGATCAACCTGTCCCAGCCGGCGGCGCTGGAAGGCCTGCACGACATCTACATCCCCAAGCGCCGCCCGGCGCGTGAGCCCATTGAGCTGACCAAGGCGTCGGACCGGGTGGGCACGCCCTTCGTGCAGATCGACCCGGACAAGATCGCCGCCATCGTGGTGACGGACAAGGCCGACAGCCCCACGACGCTACAGCCGCCGGACACCGATACCAACGCCATCTCCCGCCACCTGATCACCTTCCTGGAGAAGGACGTGCTGGCCGGGCGCCTGCCCCGCCGCCTGCCGCCCCTGCAGGCCGGCATCGGCGCCATCGCCAACGCCGTGCTGCACGGCCTGATCGACAGCCCCTTCAACGACCTGGAGCTTTACAGCGAGGTGTTGCAGGACAGCGCGTTCGAGCTGTTCGAAAGCGGCAAGCTGGCCTTCGCCTCGGCCTCCTCCATCGTGCTGACGGCGCCGATGATGGCGCGGGTCATGCCGCACATCGCCGACTACCGCGACCGCATCATCCTGCGCCCGCAGGAGGTCAGCAACCATCCCGAGGTGGTGCGGCGCCTGGGCCTGATCGCCATCAACACCGCCATCGAGTGCGACATCTACGGCAACGTGAATTCCACCCACGTCAACGGCACGCACATGATGAACGGCATCGGCGGATCGGGCGACTTCGCCCGCAACGCCCAGCTGTCGGTGTTCGTCACCAAGTCGCTGGCCAAGGACGGCCGCATCTCCAGCATCGTGCCCATGGTCACCCACGTCGACCATACCGAGCATGATGTGGACGTCATCGTGACGGAGGTGGGCCTGGCCGACCTGCGCGGCCTGGCGCCCCGCGAACGCGCCCGCGCGATCATGGAGAACTGCCTGCACCCCAGCTACCGGCCGCTGATGGCCGACTACGTGCGGCGTGCGGTAGCGCGCGGCGGCCAGACCCCGCACCTGCTGGAGGAGGCCTATTCCTGGCACGTCCGGATGCGGGAAACCGGCAGCATGCTGCCCGCCGCCCCGGCGGCGGAAGCGCTGTCGGCGTAA
- a CDS encoding intradiol ring-cleavage dioxygenase has product MPDKSPADRPVSRRRALAGLASASGLVLTATPAGAAQNTAAQQTARVTVPTGTLCRVTPQSIEGPYYIDPKLVRADIREGRPGVPLTLDFIVLNGADCTPLAGARVDVWHADAGGVYSGYDHQGADDKTDTKGQTFLRGTQMTDAAGQATFRTIWPGWYAGRTTHIHFKVFLDQKDGAPKNVLMGQMYFPDALSEFIYTTVRPYCDRPGMRDMVNATDPIAASDDADHACYCAVKEEKGGYVASLALGVDRNGRTKEGFGPGGPGGPGPMAGGPPPSGFEPPKGPDGKPLPPPNGQFGPPPGAPPPGGPMGGPPPGLGPVGPRILVPGVALANQQGKAKA; this is encoded by the coding sequence ATGCCTGACAAATCCCCCGCCGATCGGCCCGTCAGCCGGCGCCGTGCCCTGGCCGGTCTGGCCTCCGCCAGCGGCCTGGTGCTGACCGCCACGCCCGCCGGTGCGGCGCAAAATACCGCAGCGCAGCAAACCGCCCGCGTGACGGTCCCCACCGGCACCCTGTGTCGTGTGACGCCCCAATCCATCGAGGGGCCCTACTACATCGATCCCAAGCTGGTGCGGGCCGATATCCGCGAGGGGCGGCCGGGCGTGCCCCTGACCCTGGATTTCATCGTGTTGAACGGCGCCGACTGCACCCCGCTGGCGGGGGCCAGGGTGGACGTCTGGCATGCCGACGCCGGCGGCGTCTATTCCGGTTACGACCACCAGGGCGCTGACGACAAGACGGACACCAAGGGCCAGACCTTTCTGCGCGGTACGCAGATGACGGACGCCGCCGGCCAGGCCACGTTCCGCACAATCTGGCCCGGCTGGTACGCCGGCCGCACCACCCACATCCACTTCAAGGTGTTCCTAGACCAGAAGGACGGCGCGCCGAAGAACGTCCTGATGGGGCAGATGTATTTCCCCGACGCCCTGTCGGAATTCATCTACACCACCGTCCGGCCCTACTGCGACCGGCCGGGCATGCGCGACATGGTCAACGCCACCGACCCCATCGCGGCGTCGGACGATGCCGACCATGCCTGCTATTGCGCGGTGAAGGAGGAAAAGGGCGGCTACGTCGCCAGCCTGGCGCTGGGCGTGGACCGCAACGGCCGGACCAAGGAAGGATTCGGGCCGGGCGGCCCCGGTGGCCCCGGCCCCATGGCGGGCGGACCGCCACCCAGCGGCTTCGAGCCGCCCAAGGGGCCTGACGGCAAACCGCTGCCTCCACCCAATGGCCAGTTCGGCCCGCCACCAGGTGCACCACCTCCCGGTGGTCCCATGGGCGGCCCCCCGCCCGGCCTGGGCCCCGTCGGCCCCCGCATCCTGGTGCCCGGTGTGGCTTTGGCGAACCAGCAGGGCAAGGCCAAGGCGTAA
- a CDS encoding cell envelope integrity EipB family protein → MRTRLAALALLSLPIAGAMAGAAAWAADAAPPASATPAPSVPPSTAGNVPAVVSTGGGPMASTVTALGAQMSPHRAAYRLSLASSREGSRVTGVVGAMNFAWNDVCRGWTTEQRFQIRFQYSESDDQEMTTSYTTWEAKDGSVYRFNVRKQVSGQPDEEMKGVATLAGEDGGVAHFEKPKPQDIQLAPGTVFPTAHTLLLIDQARHGDAPVYVRPVFDGSDAEEAGPVSAVIGKAKPLAHDAIVVAALHKDKAWPVHLAFFPNDEQQALPDYDTAMMLMDNGIVQSMLIDYGDFKVRAELVALEPLPKPAC, encoded by the coding sequence GGCGGCCGATGCCGCCCCGCCCGCCTCCGCCACCCCGGCGCCGTCGGTGCCGCCGTCCACCGCCGGCAATGTCCCGGCGGTGGTGTCCACCGGCGGGGGGCCCATGGCGTCCACCGTCACGGCCCTTGGCGCGCAGATGTCGCCCCACCGCGCCGCCTACCGTCTCAGCCTGGCATCCTCGCGCGAGGGCAGCCGGGTCACCGGTGTGGTCGGCGCCATGAATTTCGCCTGGAACGACGTCTGCCGCGGCTGGACGACGGAACAGCGCTTCCAGATCCGCTTCCAATATTCCGAGTCCGACGACCAGGAGATGACCACCAGCTACACCACGTGGGAAGCGAAGGACGGCAGCGTCTATCGCTTCAACGTGCGCAAGCAGGTCAGCGGCCAGCCGGATGAGGAGATGAAGGGTGTGGCCACCCTGGCGGGTGAGGACGGCGGCGTCGCCCATTTCGAAAAGCCCAAGCCACAGGACATCCAGTTGGCGCCGGGCACCGTCTTTCCCACCGCCCATACCCTGCTGCTGATCGACCAGGCCCGCCACGGCGACGCGCCGGTCTATGTCCGCCCGGTGTTCGACGGTTCGGACGCGGAGGAGGCGGGCCCCGTCTCCGCCGTCATCGGCAAGGCCAAGCCGCTGGCCCATGACGCCATCGTGGTGGCCGCCCTGCACAAGGACAAGGCCTGGCCGGTGCACCTGGCCTTCTTCCCCAACGATGAACAGCAGGCGCTGCCCGACTACGACACCGCCATGATGCTGATGGACAACGGCATCGTGCAGTCCATGCTGATCGACTACGGCGACTTCAAGGTCCGCGCCGAGCTGGTGGCACTGGAGCCCCTGCCCAAGCCCGCCTGTTAA